The Rickettsia typhi str. Wilmington sequence ATTCGACACATAATATTAATTTTAAAACTAATATATCAAAAATAATTTTGAAAAATAATATAATGCTAACTAATCTTGATTTAGAAATTAAATGTGATAAAGTACGGTGTTTTTATGGTTTTCTCAATGCTAATCTTGAGAATAAAAAAGTTAATATGTCTCTTACTGCTAAGGACACTTTTGAACAATGGCTAATTGAATCAGATAATGCAGGAGCATTGCTTAATGGACTTGGAATGTATACCACTATGCAAAACGGCAAGATTAACATCAAGTTAAATACAAAAAGATATGAAGTAAAAAAAGGTGAAATAGTACCGATATTATACGGTAAATTTTCTATAAAACATTTTAAGGTAGTCGATACTCCTTTTTTAACACGTCTTGTGTCCTTTGTTTCATTGCCTGGTTTTCTTAGTTCAATAACTAATAATAAAAATATTTTATTTGAAGACATGACTGGTAAATTTAATTATAGAGAGAATATAATTACAATTTTCGATACAGAAGCGCATGGACCATTCTTTGATTTTACTATGAAAGGTAATATTGATACCAAGCAGCAATTAATTACGGTTACAGGCAATGTTATTCCTTCCTTTTTCCTAATTAGCACTATTGTAACTAAAATACCAGTAGTCGGTAAAATATTTTCTAAAGTAGCACTTTACTCATTAAGAATGCACTATAAATAGCTATATTACGTGTACAAAAAATTATATTTAATTGGTATTTTACTTTTAGGCTTAATTTCTGGTCTTACGTTCAATTTAATTTTTTTTACTGTCCCATATCAATTATCCGAAGCGAAATACACAACTGATATAGTGGGCTCAATATCTCTAGCCGCTTTCCCATATTGCTTAAAAGTTATATGGTCGCCTTTTATAGATAAATACTCTATACCTTTTTTAGGTGTTAAATTCGGTCACAGGCGTGGCTGGGCCTTGGTATCACAAATATTTTTAATACTCACGATGATGTGGTTCTTAAAAAGAAGTCCTTGTAATAACTTATGTATTACTGCAATTATCTTATTTATTATTGCATTTTGCAGTTCTACACAAGATATTGTACTGGATGCATATAGGATTGAGCGGACAACATCTAAAAAAGAACTTTCAATAGCTTTTACTTTTAGTAGCATAGGGTTTCGTTTAGGTATGTTACTTGGAAGCGTTGGTGCTTTATATTCATCAATTATTTTCGGCTGGAATACAGTATATAAATTTGCTTTATTCATTACTATGGTTGGACCTATAGTAATATTATGTATCAAAGAACCTGAACTTAAAACAAAACGTAATACAACTAATAATTTAATAGATTTACAACAATATTTTGAAGTTATTAAAAAAAGTATTATATCATTTAAAAATGAACAAAAATATTTATTACTAATTATATTGTTTGTCTTTTTATATAAAGCGGCAGATTCCATACCAATGGCTATGAGTATACCGTTATTTCTAGATTTAAGTTTTACTACTCATGAAATTGCCGTTATTTACAAAGCTTATGGATTACTAATCATGATAGTCGGAGGGACCTTAGGCGGTATTTTAGCTGCAAAAATAGGGATATTTCATAGTGTCTTAATTGGAGGAGTGATTCAATTATTGTCACCTATTATGTTTATGATTCTTGCGACCATCGGTTATGATATCAAGACATTTATAATAACCATTACAATACAAAATTTTTGTTCAGGCTTTGCAGGCACTATTATCTCGATTTATTTTGCTAGTCTTTGTAATAGTGAATTTGTTGCTACACAATATTCTATTAGTTCCTCTTTTAGTTCTCTGAGTCGTATTATTTTAGCTAGCCTTGGCGGTATTTGCGCAAAACATCTTACTTGGCCTGTATTCTTTTTATGTAATACTCTATTTAGCATGTTATTTATACCTATCTTTTATATATATAGAAAAAAACTACACTTTATAAATTATTCTAAAAAGATATGACAATTATTAAAAAAGGTTTATAATATTGAGATATACTTGTTTAATCTGCAAAATTGATATAAAGTCCTATAAGTACTGCTAACATATTAATACACACTCTACTCCTCATCTTATAGACTGATCACTATTTTCCAAATTAAACTTCATCTATTTACTTTTCATTATTTACTTATTATGAAGTTATATAGTTTTCAAGAACATTTATTAGAATTTAAAATAAGACTTCTTAGAATATTGACTGCTTTTATAATTATATTTGCTATTTGCTATTATTTTAGCGATTATATTTATAGCTTTTTATTACAACCACTTACTAAACTAAGCGGTGATACGGTGCGAAATATAATTTATACAGGACTTACAGAAGCATTTTTTACTTATATAAAACTTGCAGCTTTTACTGCTTTTACTATTATTATACCTATGATTGCTTTAGAGTGTTATTTATTTATCAGTCCAGGGTTATACAGTCATGAAAAAAAAATTGTTGCTTGCATTCTTTTTATGTCGCCTATTTTATTTTGGTGCGGTAGTATTTTTGTTTTTTATTTTGTAATGCCGAAAGCTTGGAATTTTTTTCTTAGTTTTGAAAAACGTGATATGATAGTACCGATAATTTTAGAAGCAAGAATTAGTGAATATCTACATTTAGTTATTCATTTAATTATCGCTTTTGGCATTGCTTTTCAACTACCAATTGTGATCATAATATTAAATATACTAAAAATAGTTAAGACACAAACACTTAAACAAAAAAGACGCATTGCTATAGTAATTAACTTTATTATTGCAGGAATATTAACACCTCCTGACATTTTAAGCCAGTTTGCTCTTGCAATACCACTACTTTTATTATATGAAATTTCAATAATTATGTGTAATTTTATAGAAACACCGAGGACTTTAAATGTTAAATATCAAATGGATTAGAGAAAATCAAGAATTATTCGATGAAAAATTGAGCCAAAGATTTATTGAACCTATGTCTAGTAAAATTGCTATGCTAGACCGAGAAAAAAGAAAAATTACGAGTTTAATTCAGGAATTTCAGCATGCACGTAAGGTAAAATCAAAGATTTTAGGTAATATGGTCTCTAAAAGTGGCGAAGAGTTTGAAGAATTACAAAGAGATGTTAACCATATAAATGAGAAGTTAGAAGAACTTGAACAAACTCTAGATAATAATAACGAATTAAATGAACTATTAAATATGCTTCCTAATATTCCGGACGAGGAAGTACCTTACGGGATCGATGAAAGTATGAATAAATTAGTGCGTTCTTACGGCAACACAAATAAAAATGCTTTGAATAAACAGCATTTTGAATTAGGTACAAAATTAAATTTAATGGATTTTGAACAAACAGCTAAAATTTCTGGATCTAGATTTGTAACGTTAAAAGGTGATTTAGCAAAGTTAGAACGTGCTTTAATTAATTTTATGGTTGACATTCATACTAAAGAGTTTGACTTCTTTGAGATATCACCTCCATTATTAGTTCGAGATAGTGCTATGTATAATGCAGGACAACTACCTAAGTTTTCTGAAGAATCTTTTATAACAACAAATGGTTATAGACTAATTCCAACCGCAGAAGTATCTTTAGTAAATATAGTAGCCGATACTATTATACAAAGAGAAAAATTACCTATGCGTTACGTTGCTTACACCACGTGTTTTAGATCAGAAGCAGGTAGTAGTGGTAGAGATACAAGAGGCATGATTAGATTACATCAGTTTGGTAAAGTTGAACTCGTATCTATTACTACCCCTGAAGAATCAAAAAATGAGCATGAATATATCACTAATGCATCAGAGACGATTTTAAAAAAACTCGATCTCCCGTATCGTGTTATGCTACTTTGTACTGGCGATATGGGATTTGCAGCGAAAAAAACTTATGATATAGAAGTATGGCTTCCTGGACAAAATCAATATCGTGAAATTGCAAGCTGTTCTAATTGTGGTGATTTTCAAGCACGTAGAATGAAAGCAAGATATAAGGAATTCGGTAGTAATGAAACTACATTAGTACATACTTTAAATGCTTCAGGATTACCTATTGGTAGAACTATAGTTGCAATACTTGAGAATTATCAGAATAACGATGGATCAATAACTATACCTGATGTCTTAATAAATTACATGGGAGGATTAAAAAAAATCACTACATATAGTGAATAATTGTTTATTAAATAAAAATAATAAGGTAAAGTTTTATATAATAGTTTAATGTAACATTAGCGATGTAGTAGCAATCAGCGATCTAAATCATCATTGCACACAATCGTATACTACGTTTTGTAATCCAGAAAAATAATAAAAATGCTGTAAATTAGAATTTTTTACTGGATTACTGCATCAAAACTGATAATTTTTAATTACAAGGTATCGATGTGCCAATATTCATTAGTAAAAAATCTATAATTTAAATCAGGTTATTTGTGTTTAGTGATTTACGGAAATTTGACAAAGATATATATAATTATAATGCGCCTAATTTTATACCTATAGCATGTCATTATAATGAAAATACTTTACTTACCAAAGACGGTAAATTACTACAAATTGTAAAAATACACGGTATTAACTCAGAGAAAATAAGCGACAATATACAAAATTTACGTGAAATGGTTAGACTTGCTATAAAAAAGCATATAACCGATTATGATTTTGCTTTTTGGCTACACACAATACGAGAAAAACAAAACTTAGACGATACCACGCCTTATAAAAAATTATTACCAGCCAATATACATACACTATGGCAAAGAAAAAACCATTGGAATGATAAATTCGTTAATACTTTATATATATCTATAATACATGATTCTGCTAAAATTCAGATCAAAAATTTTAGTTCTTTAATAAATTCATTATCTTATAAATTAATTACTAATTTTGAAAATACATACTTAGATTCAGCTTTTAAAAAACTAGAAAATATCACCAATAATATTTTGGACGATTTAAATGAATTTGGGGCTGAAAAACTTGGGATAATATTTGAAAATGATAATGTTTTTTCTAATACTTTATTTCTATATAATCGCATAGCTAATCTTAACGATAATGATTGTTTGGTGCCTATAATAGATTTATCCAATGCATTAGGTAGAAGCATTTATACAATTAGCGGCGATAAAATAGTAGTTACAGATCATGCAAAAAATAACAAATTTGTTTCTTTATTATCTATCAAAGAATATCAAGAAACTCCTTCTAATACACTGGATAAATTTTTGCAATTACCGATTGAATTAATAATAACTGAAATATTTTACTTTGTTAGCAAAAAACAAATAATATCCAAATTGCATGGTCAAGATCATATTCTTAAAATTACTAACGACTCAATTTTACTTAATCACAAAGGAATTAATAAATTTGATGAAGCTAACGTAGATTTTCAATTTTGTAACCAGCAAATTTCGATTGCAGTTATAGAAGAAGATGAAAATAAACTAGCCAAAGCTGTAGCAAAAGCATCAACAGAACTCTTTAAGCTTGGTATTATTCATGTAAAAGAAGATATTAATATCGAGCAAATATTTTGGTCACAATTACCTGCTAACTTTGCTTTTATACGCAGAATATCACCACTATCTGTTGAACATATTGCGTCTTTTACTGCTCTACATAATACTACACTCGGTAATCAATATAATCCCTGGGGCAGGGCTATAACTTTACTGCGAACTGAAAAAGGTACACCATATTTCATGAATTTTCATGATAAAACAAATAAAGGTAATACTTGCATCTTTGGTACAGAAAAAACTGGCAAAACCGTATTATTGAACTTTTTAATATCAGAATCAACCAAATATGAACCAACAATAATTTATATTTCTAATAATAATGATTCTAAAATTTTTATTGAGGCAATAGAAGGCAAATGGTTAGAACCGGACAAACAAATTATCAATCCATTTTTAGTAGATGATACAGAACAATCACAAGCTTTCATTTTAGAATTTTTAAAATTAATCAGTGGTCATTATATTTCACCACTTAGTGAAATCGAGATATCTTTTCTAGAAAAATTGAAAAATAAAATTTTATCAATTGAAAAAGAAAAACGTATTTTTTCTAACATTTTAAAATTAGCAAATTTTAAAGAGGAAGGAGGAATACAAATATTTGATAAACTTAAAGTTTTTACTGAAGGACAATTATATTACGGATTATTTGATGGGCCATCTCTTAACATTAAAGAAGGCGAAGTGATAGGGTTTAACTTATATACACTTTCTGATGAGCCGTTTTCTAAACAATTCTATCCAATGGAGAGAAAATTTTTAGAACAATTTAATCATAATTTAAAAAAACACCAAAGTATTAGTGCAGCAGTAATTTATGCTTTGAGTTATAATTTAAGCATACTTGGCACAAAACCTAAAATATTTGCTGCTGATAATTTTGATCAACTTTACAGACCTGAATCTTATTATGATAATATAAATTTAATCTATAATAATTTATCAGAAAATAATGGTATTTTTGTCAGTAATTTCAATTTTATTTATCTTAAATCATATCCAAAATATACTATAAAACCTTGGCTTGATTTAATTAATACTAAAATTATACTGCCCTCTGACGTTAAAATAGAAGATTTAGATAAAATTTTAGGTTTAAGTGAATTGGAAATACGAAAATTATCACAGCTAATACTTTCTGCAAGAATGTTCTTAATTAATAAAGATAATGAATCAATTGCTTCTGAATTAAGTATTGCAGCTTTAATAGGTATTGTACGTATTTTATCAAGCAGACAAGAGGAAATGGATATTTATAAAAAAATACTTCAAGAACATAACGGTCCTCCAGATAATTGGATTAATTATCTATATAATGCGTTAAATATATACTAAACTCTTTCGTCTCATAACTTATCATGTAAAAAATTTTCACTGCTATAAATTTACGAGATGATTGTAGTTTATTATAAATTATAAAAACAACGAGCATCAAGAATACTCAAAGTGTTAAAAAAATATTTACTATTTTGTTTATTTGTACCTTTCTCATTTAATGTATATGCATCTATTTGGGATGATATAGTCACGTGCCTTAGCGATCCATGTAACTGCGGACAAAGCGATAGAACAGAAATTTGGAATAAAGGCAGCAAACATGAAGTAAAAAGAGGACCTTTTAAACCAGGCACATTATGTCCTCCTTGGAATAAAAGCGATGGTCGCAATAATGATACTTGTTTATTACAGTTTGATTATCCAGGTACATTTATCGGTTTCTTACTAAATAGATGTGCAGAAGAAGCACCTGATAGTAGCTACTTTACTCCAAAAATTCGTATTAGAGTACAAAGCTGCAACGCAATAGCTTGTTGGCACCAAAACTCTACTTTAAATTGGGATGGGGAATGTGTATTATGGCCTACAGGTTACGGTTTACCTCTCACTAGAGTATGTGCTAGAGTTGCCATACCTGATATGGATTCACCTTCCGTAATAAATGCATCACATTCCTATGCAGATCCAGGTTATACTGAAGGAGTACATCTTAATAAAGTCGGTTATACGGAAAGTGATAATAAGATAATCGGTGTAGATGGGCAAATAATTACTTTAAAATCTCCTAAACTTTGTGCTTATAGCGATCCTGGTCTTGTGAACCTTATCTCAGATTCCGGTATACATCTCGATCCAATGGACTGGAATCCTAATCGTCAACCTCTTCATCAAACTAATGAACTTAGCCCTATTGCAAAAGTATTAAAATTTTTAGTTGAAACTGTAAAAGGATTTAGTTTACCAAGTTTATTAGGACAGCTTCTTGGCATGATCGATCCAAATTCAGAATTTATAAAAGTACTACAATCTATACTTAATGCCATAGGAGAGGTTTTTAATTTTTTTCCTGATTTAATAATAAAAGTGATTGAAAAACTTGGAGCCTTAAACAGTGCTGTAGATAGCTATTCTTTTGGTTGCGTTCAATTACCTTTAGGACCATTTCCACCGCCATATTGCCAAAATTTAAATGCTATTAGCATTAATCCTAATGTGAATAATGTATGTAGCAAAAAAAATGCTAGTGGCACATTTGACCAATCTTCTACTAGTCCTTCTTGTGTAGTACCTTCGAATATTAATGTCAGAAATAATATAGTGAATAATACAATACGTGTTAGTTTCAGCAATCTTGTACCGCTTTGTACAGGAGTAAATCCTGATCTAAAAACATGTATAGAGCTACGTAATATAGATTTTTCTTCAGCAAAAATTACTCATACTAATACGGCTTTTAAAGATTTAATTAAATCGTGTAAGAACACTTCAGGTAACGCTGCATGTATTAATACAGAAATTCCTACACCATGTAGCGTTACGGCTAACGGTTGTAATGAGGGTTTTAGAATAGTATATTCACAGAAAATTGGAAATATAGAAACACCGCACGATTATTACAGAGACGATATACCAGACTGTCCAAGTGCTAATGCCACTACATGTCAAAAAGTATGGGGAGTTAATATAGGCGAATTTCAGGATGTAAGCATAAAATTTCCTAAGGTACAAAAACAAGATACAAATAGCTTAATCCCGATAAAGACAGATATCACATTAAAAGACAATAACGGTAAGGATAGAAAACTTTATGTATCTATTAGTAATACAGAAGACGATAAGCAAAATCCTAATAATATTTGCTTATTTGAGTCTGGTAATTTAATAGATTGTGTACCGAGGGTTAATCATTCTTACAGTTTAGCTGCATATGAATGTGCGAAACAATATGCAGGAATTACTTGTACTAATAATAGTAATCCTAACGATGCTTATTATAAGCCACAATTCATTGCTTCATTACAAGTAAGAGAAGGTAGCAATATAATAGATGAGACAAGCACTCTTGTAACACCGTTATCATACGCCGGCCCTCCACCTCCAAACCCAACTGATACAGAAAGTATAGTAATGCTTGCAGGTTATCAGTATAGCTCTTCTGTTGCATTTATACCTAAAAATCCTACAGAAGATAAATATATTGCTATGCCATTTTCAGGAGCTAATGCTCTAAATCAATTGACTATTCACGGTAAATATAAAGACGATAAAGAACCTTATGATAGTAATGGCAATCCTGACTTAAGTGCTGTATATTTAAAATATTTAGAGTATATAAACGGTAAGTATATACAAGGTGGAACACATGCATGCTTAATGCCAAAAAATTTTCAACATTGTAATCCTATGCCACATCCTACTTTATCCGATGGAGCTCCTATCCCAGGTTACAATAATGAATCTGAAAATTGTGTACTTGCTAAAGTAAACAACAATGATACTATCAATTGTAAAGATTTTAAAAATAAATATAACGCTAAATATCCAAATCTTGGCTTATGTAAAAAAGATATAGATCTAACTCGCTGCTCTATAGAAGAAACAGTATCAGGTCCAAAAAAAGGTATTACAATTTATACTTGCAATATAAACAAGATTCCGAGTAAATGCTATACCAATAACGATAATGCTAATACTCCAATATGTGTTTTAAGTAGGGATTATACAGATAGAATCAAGCCAGAACCTAGCATAGGACCAATACTAGTACCTGTAGATCCTTCAAAATATTATACAGTAACATATACAAAAGGAAATGAAAATACTCCGCCTGAGCCGACATATAATGCTGAGACTGAGGATGTAAGAGATAAAACTTGGCAAGAATTAAATCTTTGCGCCCCTATATTAGTACCTACTTGTACTAAAATTCCTAGCACAGCTGAAGCTCCGTCAGGTAAAAGTCACGGTAATGCAGAATGGCCTAAAAGCGATATAGGTGAACTTGTCAAAGGAAAATGTCCAACGAATTGGATACTGATTGATCCTAATAAACCTTTAGAACGTCATTGCTTATCATATTTTGATAGAAAAGTTGTAGAGTTTGAACCTTTAGGTCACAATGTTGGCTGTAGAAAATCTACAGGGTTACCTATACAAGTTGTGTATAACGATTTTCCATCAAATCAATTACCTGATACACCTTATAATCCTGTTACTAAAATAGGTGACTATTTCTTAAATAAAAAACCAGTACGATATGGGAGCATTATGGCATTTCCAAAGGATGGAGCATTTATAAGTGCTGGACATGAACCGGACAATACAATATTACATACTGTAATATTCAAAGTAACTTTAGATGCAATAATGGATGATATTGAGTATTTTATAGTAGAAGATTTATGGTACGATGATTGCACATTAATATACGTTAATGGCACAAAGCTACTTAGCTTACCTACTGACGTTGATTCTCTAGATGAGAAGAGGTATTGCAACAATGGAAAAGATCAAGGTAAAGCATTACAAGCTAAAGTTAATAATAAACTTATTAGTGCAAAAAATCCTATTGATATTAAACCTTATTTAAAACAAGGGGAAAATTTTATTAAATTCCAGCTAAGAGTTATGTTTGGTGGAGGACTATATTTCCACATGCAATATAAAATGAAAAGATAAATAAATGAGTTGGATTATTTTTTATACGATAATCGCTGCTTTACTAATTCTTGATTTAGGAATAGTACATAAGAAGAATACAGTAATAGCCTTTAAAAGCAGTGTATTTTTGAGCCTTTTTTATTTTATAATATCTTGCTTATTTGGGATCTATATTTACCATAATATGGGCTTAGATCATGCTCGTGAATATTATACTTGTTTTCTCATTGAGAAAGCTATGGCCCTTGATAATATTTTTATTATCTCTATTATTTTTCAATTTTTTAAAATTCCTACTACATATCAACATCGTGTTTTATTTTTCGGTATAATAGGAGTAATAATCTTTAAAGCGATCATAATCTACGGTGGTATTATGCTTATACACAAATTTTCTTGGTTATTATATATTTTTGCTGTAATACTTATTGCTACAGGTATAAAGACTTTTAATGTATCACATAAAACTTATGATATACAAAATTCTTATATTTATAAATCAATAATAAAAAATCTAAATATTACCCATAATCTGGAAGGGCATAAATTTGTTATTAAACGTAATAACAAATTATATTTTAGCCCCCTTTTTGTATCATTAATACTGATAGAAACAATAGATGTAGTTTTTGCTATAGATAGCATAGCCGCAATATTCGCAATTACTAATGATGTTTATATAATTTATACTTCAAATATTTTTGCTATTCTAGGACTAAGATCATTATTCTTTTGTTTATCAGAAATTGTAGAACGTTTCAGCTATATAAAATATTCTTTGGCTTTAATTTTAATATTTATCGGTTTTAAAATATTTATGCATCATTATATAGCGATTCCGGCATATATATCACTCACTGTAACTATTACTTCATTACTATTGGGCATAATTGCTTCCATAATGAGGAAAAATATGATTGACCATAAATAAAGGGGATATATAATGTTTTTTTATTTTATAAACAACAATAATGAATAAACTATTAAAGTTATTTTTTATTACTATAATCATTTATAATAACATTACTTTTGCAAAAGAAATAGGTTCCTATATAGGAGCAGCAATAGGAATAGTTGAACCGGTAGTTCGTAAATTTCGACATAAACACTCAAATACCGAAATAATTTTAAAACAATCAAATATGTATAGCGGGAAAATAGGCTATATAATATATCCACAGATATCTATGGAATTTTCAGCAACTTATCAACCTAAATATCGTCTGCATTACTTATTGCCACATAAAAATTTAATCAATAGTATTACTATACCTAAAGCCATAGGTACTACTACCATAGTATCAAATATATATATGCTAAATCTTATTTATGATTTGAAAAAAATAAAAACTTTCATCCCTTTTATAATACTCGGAGGAGGGATAGCACAAATAAAAGTTAAGTCTACTTCTTCTAGGTGGAGTGTTATAAATAACGATTATTTTAAAGTACGTAGAACGCGTAAAAATTGTCTTGCTTGGCAAGCAGGTCTTGGAGTTACACAAGATATTACTTCAGATTTAAGTATAGATGCAACTGCAAAATTACAAACTGCATATAGAGTAAGAATTAATTATGATACACTTGATATAAAAACAGTTCAATTAATGAATGCAAATTCTATCAAAAAAACTATAGCGGTTGGAGAATTTGGTATAGGATTTACTTATAGATTGCCATTCTAACAATTCTGTGAAATATTATGAAATCTCAGGTATCATCCTAATGATTAATATGATGATAAAAATAATACAATGATTATAAGGAATATAAGGAAAAAATATGTCACTAAAATCTAGTACTACTAACGATCATGATAAAACAACAAAAATAAATTCTATACAATCCTTGGTGAACTGTACTGATACGGTTGCAGATCATAACACTTATGATGAAATACCATATGAAAGCTACCCATATGCTATTACCAATCCTTATCACTTAAGTACACTTGCAACTCTTTTCGGTATCAATGCTCCTGAAGTTGAAAATTCAAAAATATTAGAGCTTGGTTGTGCGGCAGGAGGTAATTTAATACCACATGCAGTTCTTTATCCAAAAGCTCATTTTGTTGGAGTCGATTTATCTAAGGTACAAATTGATGAAGCAAATAAAAATGTTAGAGCGTTAGGACTCAAAAATATAGAATTTCATCACTGTTCGATAACAGATATTAACGATTCTTTCGGTAAATTTGATTATATAATTTGCCATGGTGTAATTTCTTGGGTGCCAAAAATCGTTAGAGATAAAATTTTTAAAGTGTGTAATAGTAATCTTAGCACGAATGGAATAGCATATATTAGCTATAATACGCTACCTGGTTGGAATATGGTGCGCACTATCCGAGATATGATGCTTTATCATTCTAGTTCATTTACAAATGTGCGTGATAGGATTGCTCAATCTAGATTGTTGTTAGAATTTGTTAAGGATAGCTTAGAGAACTCTAAAACACCTTATGCAGAAGTATTAAAAACTGAGGCAGGTCTACTTGCTAAACAAACTGATCATTATTTACGTCATGATCATCTAGAAGAAGAAAATGCTCAGTTCTATTTTCATGAATTTATGAATGAGGCAAGAAAGTATAATTTACAATATTTAGCTGATTGTAATATATCAACTATGTATCTTGGTAATATGCCGCCAAAAGTAGTAGAGCAGTTAAAAGCAGTAAATGATATAGTTAGAACTGAACAATATATGGATTTTATTACGAATCGTCGTTTTAGAACAACTTTACTATGTCATAATGATCTAAAAATTAATAGAAATATTAATAATGAGGATATAAAAAAATTTAATATAATCTTTAATGTAGTTCCTGAAAAACCACTTCAAGAAGTAGATCTTGATAATGCTGCCGAAAATTTACAATTCTTCTTAAACGGTAATAAAGAGTGTAATTTATCAACAACTTCACCTTATATGAAGGCTATTTTATACACTTTTAGTGAGAATCTAAATAATCCATTAAGTTTTAAGCAAGTAACGTCTGAAGCTAATAAAAAACTAAATAATAATAAATTAAACGAAATCAAAAATGAGCTTTTAAATAACGCAATGAAGCTAGTACTCCAAGGTTATATTAGTATTACAAATCAGAAGCATAGGAATAAACCAGTGCTTGATAAGCCTAAAACAACACAAATGGTGCTATATCAAGCAAAACATACACCTTCTATGTGGGTTACAAATTTAAAA is a genomic window containing:
- a CDS encoding VirB4 family type IV secretion/conjugal transfer ATPase produces the protein MFSDLRKFDKDIYNYNAPNFIPIACHYNENTLLTKDGKLLQIVKIHGINSEKISDNIQNLREMVRLAIKKHITDYDFAFWLHTIREKQNLDDTTPYKKLLPANIHTLWQRKNHWNDKFVNTLYISIIHDSAKIQIKNFSSLINSLSYKLITNFENTYLDSAFKKLENITNNILDDLNEFGAEKLGIIFENDNVFSNTLFLYNRIANLNDNDCLVPIIDLSNALGRSIYTISGDKIVVTDHAKNNKFVSLLSIKEYQETPSNTLDKFLQLPIELIITEIFYFVSKKQIISKLHGQDHILKITNDSILLNHKGINKFDEANVDFQFCNQQISIAVIEEDENKLAKAVAKASTELFKLGIIHVKEDINIEQIFWSQLPANFAFIRRISPLSVEHIASFTALHNTTLGNQYNPWGRAITLLRTEKGTPYFMNFHDKTNKGNTCIFGTEKTGKTVLLNFLISESTKYEPTIIYISNNNDSKIFIEAIEGKWLEPDKQIINPFLVDDTEQSQAFILEFLKLISGHYISPLSEIEISFLEKLKNKILSIEKEKRIFSNILKLANFKEEGGIQIFDKLKVFTEGQLYYGLFDGPSLNIKEGEVIGFNLYTLSDEPFSKQFYPMERKFLEQFNHNLKKHQSISAAVIYALSYNLSILGTKPKIFAADNFDQLYRPESYYDNINLIYNNLSENNGIFVSNFNFIYLKSYPKYTIKPWLDLINTKIILPSDVKIEDLDKILGLSELEIRKLSQLILSARMFLINKDNESIASELSIAALIGIVRILSSRQEEMDIYKKILQEHNGPPDNWINYLYNALNIY
- the tatC gene encoding twin-arginine translocase subunit TatC, with product MKLYSFQEHLLEFKIRLLRILTAFIIIFAICYYFSDYIYSFLLQPLTKLSGDTVRNIIYTGLTEAFFTYIKLAAFTAFTIIIPMIALECYLFISPGLYSHEKKIVACILFMSPILFWCGSIFVFYFVMPKAWNFFLSFEKRDMIVPIILEARISEYLHLVIHLIIAFGIAFQLPIVIIILNILKIVKTQTLKQKRRIAIVINFIIAGILTPPDILSQFALAIPLLLLYEISIIMCNFIETPRTLNVKYQMD
- a CDS encoding MFS transporter, which translates into the protein MYKKLYLIGILLLGLISGLTFNLIFFTVPYQLSEAKYTTDIVGSISLAAFPYCLKVIWSPFIDKYSIPFLGVKFGHRRGWALVSQIFLILTMMWFLKRSPCNNLCITAIILFIIAFCSSTQDIVLDAYRIERTTSKKELSIAFTFSSIGFRLGMLLGSVGALYSSIIFGWNTVYKFALFITMVGPIVILCIKEPELKTKRNTTNNLIDLQQYFEVIKKSIISFKNEQKYLLLIILFVFLYKAADSIPMAMSIPLFLDLSFTTHEIAVIYKAYGLLIMIVGGTLGGILAAKIGIFHSVLIGGVIQLLSPIMFMILATIGYDIKTFIITITIQNFCSGFAGTIISIYFASLCNSEFVATQYSISSSFSSLSRIILASLGGICAKHLTWPVFFLCNTLFSMLFIPIFYIYRKKLHFINYSKKI
- the serS gene encoding serine--tRNA ligase; amino-acid sequence: MLNIKWIRENQELFDEKLSQRFIEPMSSKIAMLDREKRKITSLIQEFQHARKVKSKILGNMVSKSGEEFEELQRDVNHINEKLEELEQTLDNNNELNELLNMLPNIPDEEVPYGIDESMNKLVRSYGNTNKNALNKQHFELGTKLNLMDFEQTAKISGSRFVTLKGDLAKLERALINFMVDIHTKEFDFFEISPPLLVRDSAMYNAGQLPKFSEESFITTNGYRLIPTAEVSLVNIVADTIIQREKLPMRYVAYTTCFRSEAGSSGRDTRGMIRLHQFGKVELVSITTPEESKNEHEYITNASETILKKLDLPYRVMLLCTGDMGFAAKKTYDIEVWLPGQNQYREIASCSNCGDFQARRMKARYKEFGSNETTLVHTLNASGLPIGRTIVAILENYQNNDGSITIPDVLINYMGGLKKITTYSE